A single region of the Lates calcarifer isolate ASB-BC8 linkage group LG16_LG22, TLL_Latcal_v3, whole genome shotgun sequence genome encodes:
- the ciao2b gene encoding cytosolic iron-sulfur assembly component 2B, which yields MSGGTRLENANPVIFQRSGERLLTASEEDEDVHDPIDDREIFDLIRSINDPEHPLSLEELNVVEQVRVKVNDAESTVGVEFTPTIPHCSMATLIGLSIKVKLLRSLPDRFKIDVHITPGTHASEEAVNKQLADKERVAAALENSSLLEVVNQCLSTRNI from the exons ATGTCTGGGGGAACCCGTTTGGAGAACGCAAACCCTGTGATTTTCCAGCGGTCGGGGGAGAGGCTGTTGACAGCgtcagaggaggatgaagacgTTCATGACCCCATCGACGACAGAGAAATATTCG ATCTGATCAGATCCATTAACGACCCAGAGcatcctctgtctctggaggaacTCAATGTGGTGGAGCAAGTCAGAGTCAAG GTTAATGATGCAGAGAGCACTGTGGGCGTTGAGTTCACACCCACCATCCCCCACTGCAGCATGGCAACACTCATCGGTCTGTCAATCAAAGTCAAGCTGCTTCGCTCCCTGCCAGACAGGTTcaaa ATTGATGTCCACATCACTCCTGGCACTCATGCCTCAGAGGAAgcag TGAACAAACAGCtggcagacaaagagagagtggCTGCAGCTCTGGAGAACTCCTCGCTGCTAGAGGTGGTCAACCAGTGTCTGTCCACCAGGAACATCTGA